A genomic region of Terriglobia bacterium contains the following coding sequences:
- a CDS encoding class I SAM-dependent methyltransferase, whose product MRWGPEDWDAFTVLSAGSEGDPPPAEASLVGLLSGVPGRRLMTVADLGCGSGRLLPFLARQFGKVIAVDYAPASLALARRVCVGKAVTFRRRDLRDLAPFRNSIDVAVAIRSIAGPRPEDVDRILAEIHRALVEGGLLAAIVSASPRGRQRTPLRLAGEPSGPEILSFHEVELQYRLRRAGFRGVRIRRFDEGRGAPAALLCTGARRADN is encoded by the coding sequence ATGCGCTGGGGACCCGAGGACTGGGACGCCTTCACCGTCCTGAGCGCGGGGAGCGAGGGCGACCCTCCGCCCGCGGAGGCGTCGCTCGTCGGACTCCTCAGCGGGGTGCCCGGACGCCGGCTCATGACCGTCGCGGACCTCGGCTGCGGATCGGGGCGGCTCCTGCCGTTCCTGGCCCGCCAGTTCGGCAAGGTGATCGCGGTGGACTACGCCCCGGCGAGCCTCGCCCTGGCGCGAAGGGTGTGTGTGGGCAAGGCCGTCACCTTCCGCCGGCGGGACCTCCGGGACCTCGCTCCGTTCCGCAACTCCATCGACGTCGCGGTGGCGATCCGCTCCATCGCCGGGCCTCGGCCCGAGGACGTCGACCGCATCCTGGCGGAGATCCACCGGGCGCTGGTCGAGGGCGGGCTGCTCGCCGCGATCGTGTCCGCGTCACCGAGGGGACGGCAGCGGACCCCGCTCAGGCTCGCAGGGGAGCCGTCCGGCCCCGAGATCCTCTCGTTCCACGAGGTGGAGCTTCAGTACCGGCTGCGCCGCGCCGGCTTCCGTGGGGTGAGGATCCGCCGGTTCGACGAGGGTCGCGGCGCCCCGGCGGCCCTGCTGTGCACCGGCGCGCGCCGGGCGGACAACTGA